Proteins from a genomic interval of Beijerinckia indica subsp. indica ATCC 9039:
- a CDS encoding phospholipase D-like domain-containing protein, translating into MRLPQLQIIAITALTSIWVITSTNLYVYAGNQETISVHYAPEENLEHIDVALINTALHEIDFASYVLTDVPVIEALTRAATRGVHVRLYLYEGQFSDHGKPYQALQALQNTSGVMIKFKSQHRPLMHLKSYQIDGYLLRSGAANLSASGLKLQDNDLIIINDKDIVQHFKKKFDAMWEKTNLLVYKDNYPTFQ; encoded by the coding sequence ATGAGATTACCACAACTACAAATCATCGCGATCACAGCTTTGACAAGCATATGGGTGATCACCTCAACCAACTTGTATGTTTACGCAGGCAACCAGGAAACCATTTCTGTTCATTACGCTCCAGAAGAAAACCTGGAACATATCGATGTCGCCCTCATCAATACAGCTTTGCACGAAATCGATTTCGCTTCCTATGTTCTGACCGATGTTCCCGTAATCGAAGCCCTCACGCGTGCTGCAACGCGTGGGGTCCATGTCCGTTTATATCTTTACGAGGGACAATTCAGTGATCACGGCAAGCCTTATCAAGCCTTACAAGCACTTCAAAACACGTCAGGCGTCATGATCAAGTTCAAATCTCAACATAGACCGCTTATGCATCTCAAATCCTATCAAATCGATGGATATTTATTACGCAGCGGAGCCGCTAATCTTTCAGCCTCCGGACTTAAATTACAAGACAATGATCTGATTATCATAAACGATAAAGACATCGTACAACACTTCAAAAAGAAGTTTGATGCCATGTGGGAAAAAACAAACCTGCTTGTCTATAAAGACAATTACCCCACCTTCCAATAG
- a CDS encoding chromate transporter — MNVVLLYLILLKATATSFAGLAALPAVQDALVVQHHVLTDQQLNEAIIITRSTPGAVGLFIVSVGYFVAGLPGAFAGWLAMITPALSIIPVLHYAGRRVEHPRVKTVLQSVVIASSGLLLAAAIPLGKDALTDPITIAIAVISLILLLTTKIETFWILLGGGSVTLFASSLNLFMKLP, encoded by the coding sequence ATGAATGTCGTTCTGCTCTATCTCATCCTGTTGAAAGCGACGGCCACATCCTTCGCCGGCCTCGCGGCTTTACCCGCAGTACAGGATGCGCTTGTCGTTCAGCACCATGTGTTGACGGATCAGCAATTGAACGAAGCCATTATCATCACGCGAAGCACGCCAGGCGCTGTCGGGCTTTTTATCGTGAGTGTTGGCTACTTCGTCGCCGGCCTGCCTGGCGCCTTTGCGGGTTGGCTAGCGATGATCACACCGGCCTTATCAATCATACCCGTTCTCCACTATGCCGGCCGGAGGGTCGAGCATCCCCGCGTGAAAACTGTCTTGCAGAGCGTGGTCATAGCCAGCTCAGGCCTTCTGCTCGCCGCGGCTATCCCCCTCGGCAAGGACGCCTTGACGGATCCCATCACCATCGCAATCGCGGTCATCAGCCTCATCCTGCTCCTGACGACGAAGATTGAAACGTTTTGGATCCTTTTGGGCGGCGGCAGTGTGACTTTGTTCGCGAGCAGCCTCAACCTCTTCATGAAACTTCCCTGA
- a CDS encoding chromate transporter: protein MKVGSQQTKLIGHDETAPAPDLAQIANVFLRHANFTMGGGSLTAAAIHQQLVEKRQWVRQDDFTLCFALARLIPGTNLLAFCTGLGWVLRQIPGAIVALLAASVPCTLMVVLLTVLFDVWQDNVLVSETLRGAMAGAVALTVKTAWIIAKPHANSAERTRLITIGSAAFVLYVFLKIPAIEVLLLAGAIGLFLPPVHA, encoded by the coding sequence ATGAAGGTCGGATCACAGCAGACCAAATTGATCGGACATGACGAGACAGCGCCAGCCCCGGACCTTGCTCAAATCGCCAATGTCTTCCTACGACACGCCAATTTCACAATGGGGGGCGGCAGTCTGACGGCAGCGGCCATCCATCAACAACTCGTTGAAAAACGTCAGTGGGTGAGGCAGGATGATTTTACCCTGTGTTTCGCCTTGGCGCGTCTGATACCCGGCACCAATCTTTTGGCCTTTTGTACGGGTCTTGGCTGGGTTCTCCGGCAAATCCCCGGCGCCATAGTCGCCCTTCTCGCGGCCTCGGTTCCTTGCACCTTGATGGTCGTTCTGCTCACCGTCCTGTTCGACGTTTGGCAGGACAATGTTTTGGTCAGTGAAACGCTTCGCGGCGCCATGGCGGGTGCCGTCGCTTTGACCGTCAAGACCGCTTGGATCATTGCCAAGCCCCATGCCAATTCCGCCGAACGGACACGCCTCATCACCATCGGCAGCGCGGCTTTCGTGCTTTATGTCTTCCTCAAAATTCCCGCGATCGAAGTTTTGTTGCTGGCGGGAGCCATTGGCCTTTTCCTCCCTCCGGTTCACGCATGA
- a CDS encoding DNA polymerase III subunit chi produces the protein MAIDIWFYHLQRHPIERVLPKLLEKSLEHGWRAIVQARSEERLAVLDQWLWVYSDASFLAHGRACDGDAVMQPVYLTTEMDNPNGARLRLFIEGADIVSLMQDPSSSLYARMIVLFNGHDEEELTIARRQWQDLKARSLPLTYWQQNDSDRWEKKA, from the coding sequence ATGGCCATCGACATCTGGTTCTATCATCTCCAGCGCCACCCCATTGAGCGCGTCCTGCCGAAACTTCTCGAGAAATCCCTGGAGCATGGCTGGCGCGCCATCGTTCAGGCTCGGAGCGAGGAACGCTTGGCCGTGCTCGATCAATGGCTTTGGGTCTATTCGGATGCGAGTTTTCTCGCCCATGGACGGGCGTGTGACGGCGATGCCGTCATGCAGCCCGTTTATCTCACCACGGAAATGGATAATCCTAATGGCGCACGGCTGCGATTATTCATCGAGGGTGCCGATATCGTCAGCCTCATGCAAGATCCCTCCTCCTCTCTTTACGCGCGGATGATCGTGCTGTTCAACGGCCACGACGAGGAAGAACTGACGATCGCCCGGCGGCAATGGCAAGATTTGAAGGCGCGCTCTTTGCCCCTAACCTATTGGCAGCAGAACGACTCTGATCGCTGGGAAAAAAAGGCGTGA
- a CDS encoding leucyl aminopeptidase has protein sequence MSEPMKIEFVALAPLTAQSPAQASAKKTPGKAKKSQTLVLLAGRDVTFGETTLNLIGAEGEALIKRAAEVAKFKGKSLSFLEILAPAGFAADRIIVQGTGLAPESQSKKKDKDESEKEETAKPEDFAALGGALLGKLGQGASALVAFDPPFSNMDRAAAAADFLLGLQLRDYRFDIYKTKKKDGLETQGPTEILLAVDEPAAARREAKNREALAAGVLTARSLVNEPANILYPEEFAQRAAALEKLGVEITILDEPAMLELGMGSLLAVGQGSIRESRVVIMRWRGLKNAPKSGKDNAKTKPIAFVGKGVCFDTGGISIKPAAGMEDMKGDMAGAACVVGLMQTLATRKAKVDAIGAIGLVENMPGPNAQRPGDIVKSMSGQTIEVINTDAEGRLVLADVLWYVQDKYKPKFIIDLATLTGAILVALGQDHAGLFSNNDELSENLLDAGKVTGEKLWRLPLGPAYDKMIDSKFADMKNTGGRHAGSITAAQFLQRFVNGTPWAHLDIAGTGMSSPHSETNQSWGSGFGVRLLDRLVADHYES, from the coding sequence ATGTCGGAGCCCATGAAAATCGAATTCGTCGCGCTCGCCCCGTTGACGGCGCAATCGCCAGCTCAGGCCTCGGCGAAGAAAACACCCGGAAAAGCCAAGAAATCCCAGACTTTGGTGCTTCTCGCGGGACGCGATGTCACATTTGGCGAAACGACATTGAACCTCATTGGTGCAGAAGGCGAAGCCCTCATCAAGCGGGCCGCGGAAGTTGCGAAATTCAAGGGCAAGTCGCTCTCTTTCCTCGAAATTCTCGCACCCGCCGGTTTCGCCGCTGACCGAATCATCGTGCAGGGCACAGGCCTCGCCCCGGAATCGCAAAGCAAGAAAAAGGACAAGGACGAATCGGAAAAGGAAGAAACCGCCAAGCCGGAGGATTTCGCCGCTCTTGGCGGCGCGCTGCTCGGCAAGCTTGGTCAAGGAGCCAGCGCCCTCGTTGCTTTCGATCCACCCTTTTCAAATATGGACAGAGCAGCGGCGGCCGCCGATTTTCTGCTGGGCCTACAATTACGCGACTATCGCTTCGATATCTACAAAACCAAGAAAAAAGACGGCCTCGAAACGCAAGGTCCGACGGAGATCCTTCTTGCCGTGGATGAGCCCGCCGCCGCGCGACGCGAGGCAAAAAACCGCGAGGCCCTGGCCGCGGGTGTTCTGACGGCCCGCTCACTGGTCAATGAACCAGCCAATATTCTCTATCCGGAAGAATTCGCCCAGCGCGCCGCTGCTCTCGAAAAGCTCGGTGTCGAGATCACGATCCTCGACGAGCCGGCGATGCTCGAACTGGGCATGGGGTCCCTCCTCGCCGTGGGGCAAGGCTCCATCCGTGAAAGCCGCGTCGTCATCATGCGCTGGCGCGGTCTCAAGAACGCGCCCAAGAGCGGCAAAGATAATGCGAAAACGAAGCCGATCGCCTTCGTCGGCAAGGGCGTATGCTTTGATACCGGCGGTATTTCGATCAAGCCAGCCGCCGGCATGGAAGATATGAAAGGCGATATGGCGGGGGCCGCCTGTGTCGTCGGCCTGATGCAAACCTTGGCGACCCGCAAGGCCAAGGTCGATGCCATCGGCGCGATCGGCCTTGTCGAGAACATGCCGGGCCCCAATGCTCAGCGGCCCGGCGATATCGTGAAATCCATGTCCGGTCAGACCATCGAGGTCATCAATACCGATGCCGAAGGCCGCCTCGTCCTCGCCGATGTGCTTTGGTATGTGCAAGATAAGTACAAGCCGAAATTCATCATCGATCTCGCCACGCTCACCGGCGCCATTCTCGTCGCCCTCGGGCAGGACCATGCGGGCCTTTTCTCCAATAATGATGAATTGAGCGAGAATCTGCTCGATGCCGGCAAGGTTACGGGCGAAAAACTCTGGCGTCTCCCGCTGGGGCCAGCCTATGATAAAATGATCGATTCAAAATTCGCCGATATGAAAAATACCGGTGGCCGCCATGCCGGTTCGATCACCGCCGCGCAATTCCTGCAACGCTTCGTCAATGGCACGCCCTGGGCGCACCTCGACATTGCGGGCACCGGCATGAGTTCGCCGCATAGTGAAACCAACCAAAGCTGGGGATCTGGTTTCGGCGTACGGCTGCTCGACCGCTTGGTTGCCGATCATTACGAGTCCTGA
- the lptG gene encoding LPS export ABC transporter permease LptG: protein MLIGPTLGRYLSSRFLFMILAVFGTIFSMIYVIDLVEMLRRAGNRPGATASLIAFLSFLRAPSVSEQILPFCVLFGTMATFINLTRRLELLVARAAGISIWQLMMPPLGIALAIGIFSVTLYNPISAMMKHRADGIETELFGGIGGQETKGGLWIRQNSVDGQAIIRAETVEAGGSRLGGVTLYTYGKDGSFEARIEARHAKLVPGVWQMTEARIIVPGEEIQEAGLYLLATNLTPGEVSENIVTPESVPFWELQSFRAATELAGLDSTRYRLQFQLLLARPLFFIAMVLIAAAFSLRFFRFGGITKMVCGGAGAGFVLYIVSKFTGDLGTSGLLSAPIAAWSPAVVASMLGALALLNQEDG, encoded by the coding sequence ATGCTGATCGGACCGACCCTCGGGCGTTATCTGTCGTCGCGTTTCCTGTTTATGATTCTTGCCGTTTTCGGCACAATCTTCAGCATGATCTATGTGATCGATCTCGTCGAGATGTTGCGGCGCGCCGGTAACAGGCCGGGCGCCACGGCCTCTCTCATCGCCTTTTTGTCGTTTCTGCGCGCGCCCTCCGTTTCTGAACAGATCCTGCCGTTTTGCGTCCTGTTTGGCACCATGGCAACCTTCATCAATCTGACGCGCCGCCTGGAACTGCTTGTCGCGCGGGCCGCGGGCATTTCGATCTGGCAACTCATGATGCCGCCCCTAGGCATCGCCTTGGCCATCGGAATCTTCTCTGTCACGCTCTACAATCCGATATCCGCCATGATGAAACATCGTGCGGATGGGATCGAGACTGAATTGTTTGGCGGGATTGGTGGGCAGGAGACGAAGGGCGGATTGTGGATTCGCCAGAATAGCGTCGACGGCCAGGCGATCATTCGGGCCGAGACCGTCGAGGCCGGCGGTTCGCGGCTCGGCGGGGTCACGCTCTATACCTATGGGAAGGATGGAAGTTTCGAAGCGCGAATCGAAGCACGCCATGCCAAGCTCGTTCCCGGTGTCTGGCAAATGACCGAAGCCCGGATTATCGTGCCCGGTGAGGAAATTCAGGAGGCGGGCCTTTATCTTCTGGCGACCAATCTGACGCCAGGTGAGGTCTCCGAGAATATCGTGACCCCCGAATCCGTGCCGTTTTGGGAACTCCAATCTTTCCGCGCCGCCACCGAGCTTGCAGGTCTCGACTCAACGCGATATCGCCTGCAATTTCAACTCCTTCTGGCTCGCCCGCTATTTTTCATCGCAATGGTTTTGATCGCCGCGGCCTTTTCGTTAAGGTTTTTTCGATTTGGTGGTATTACCAAAATGGTTTGCGGTGGAGCGGGCGCAGGCTTCGTGCTTTACATAGTGTCGAAATTTACCGGTGATCTGGGCACTTCAGGGTTGTTGAGTGCCCCGATCGCCGCTTGGTCTCCCGCTGTCGTTGCAAGTATGCTCGGCGCGTTAGCCTTGCTGAATCAGGAGGATGGTTGA
- a CDS encoding LPS-assembly protein LptD — protein MSALFDAAALAAPANADARAQKATVPAAGSPAGQVSPANEASPPKKERMLVEAAEMRYDAEKDTVAAVGNAQVYLDGRVLEADRVTYERKTGRVYAEGHAKMTERDGSVMYGERFDLSDDFRDGFVESLRYESADKTYFSAPHMERIAEDTAVFDKGTYTACKPCQDNPDRPRFWQVRAKRIVHKNDEHMIYYEDASLELLGIPLASMPFFSSPDPTVTRKSGILSPHYLNKSRLGYGVGVPIFWALAPNYDITVTPTAYSEQGFFGSAEWRHRLENGYYYIRGNGIVESNPYAFPASPWGSGSHRSRGDLESKGQFALSDYWKFGWEFTLLSDKWFLWDYQVSTQTLSSNYIAESTSTVYLTGQADRGFFDLRGYHFTGLSSHDFQPQQPWVRPVWDYNKTFDIDPEKTHGIGGQAEVNFNLTSLSAASASYQAVGPRQLDSAYNLYDICNNYQPGRTNGDCLLRGIGGDYTRATLETSWKRKIVDPLGEVWTPFAFARFNGQWLNLNTTNSYTFSNGVTSSTYTNASQLAFLGNRASAFYGQFTPGAGLEYRYPLFAKTSIGTLTVEPIGQIILRPNSQIGYNSLVNLDAQSLVFDTSNLFEWNKFSGYDRFENGIRANYGGQAMLTFDNGGYASLIAGQSYQVAGQNAYATPDAANVGLNSGLDTRLSDYVGSFTIAPSSAFALTAQGRFNVDTFAPRRIDVIGTYNLGAWTGSVQYANYTQQPEIGYDVRRQGLSVSSRYQINDNYFVQGNITFDMTRHFYPPDIIGNTHPALFYPASYGISGGYQDDCTTFSLMYNSFDQDTGSGTLYRNQTFLVSFQLRTLGEFKFSKAFTNYNTLDGVKY, from the coding sequence ATGTCCGCTTTGTTCGACGCCGCTGCGCTTGCCGCGCCGGCGAATGCGGATGCACGCGCCCAAAAAGCCACTGTCCCGGCCGCCGGATCTCCAGCGGGCCAAGTGTCTCCCGCCAATGAAGCATCGCCGCCCAAAAAAGAACGGATGCTCGTTGAGGCGGCGGAAATGCGTTACGATGCCGAAAAGGACACTGTCGCCGCCGTCGGCAATGCTCAGGTCTATCTGGATGGCCGGGTGCTCGAGGCTGATCGGGTCACCTACGAGCGCAAGACAGGACGCGTCTATGCCGAGGGTCATGCGAAAATGACCGAGCGTGACGGCAGCGTCATGTATGGCGAGCGTTTCGACCTGAGCGATGATTTTCGTGACGGTTTCGTCGAGAGCTTGCGCTACGAAAGCGCGGATAAGACCTATTTCAGCGCCCCGCATATGGAACGGATCGCCGAGGATACGGCGGTCTTCGACAAAGGCACCTATACGGCCTGTAAGCCCTGCCAAGACAATCCCGACCGGCCGCGATTCTGGCAGGTGCGGGCCAAGCGCATCGTTCACAAGAACGATGAGCATATGATTTATTACGAGGACGCATCGCTGGAACTGCTTGGCATTCCCCTCGCCAGCATGCCGTTCTTCTCGAGCCCAGACCCGACGGTCACCCGCAAATCCGGCATTCTCTCGCCGCATTATCTCAATAAAAGCCGTCTCGGCTATGGGGTAGGGGTGCCGATCTTCTGGGCGCTCGCGCCCAATTACGATATTACCGTGACGCCAACGGCCTATTCGGAACAGGGCTTTTTCGGTAGCGCCGAATGGCGCCATCGGCTCGAAAACGGATACTACTACATTCGCGGCAACGGTATTGTGGAAAGTAATCCCTATGCCTTCCCTGCCTCACCCTGGGGATCGGGCAGCCATCGTTCGCGTGGCGATCTGGAAAGCAAGGGCCAGTTCGCGCTGTCCGACTATTGGAAATTCGGCTGGGAATTCACGCTGCTTTCGGACAAATGGTTCCTGTGGGATTATCAGGTTTCAACCCAGACGCTGTCGTCCAATTACATCGCCGAATCGACGTCCACCGTCTATCTCACGGGGCAGGCCGATCGCGGCTTTTTCGATCTGCGCGGTTATCATTTCACGGGCCTGTCGAGCCATGACTTCCAGCCGCAGCAACCCTGGGTGCGGCCGGTCTGGGACTATAACAAGACCTTCGACATCGATCCTGAAAAGACCCATGGCATTGGCGGCCAGGCCGAGGTCAATTTCAATCTTACGAGCCTGTCCGCAGCCTCCGCGAGCTATCAGGCCGTCGGCCCAAGGCAATTGGATAGTGCTTATAACCTCTATGACATCTGCAATAATTATCAGCCGGGCCGTACGAACGGTGATTGCCTCCTGCGTGGCATCGGCGGTGATTATACGCGCGCGACACTCGAGACATCTTGGAAACGCAAGATTGTCGATCCGCTTGGTGAAGTCTGGACGCCTTTTGCCTTCGCTCGTTTCAATGGGCAATGGCTCAATTTGAATACGACAAACAGCTATACATTTTCCAATGGTGTCACCAGTTCGACCTATACCAACGCCTCGCAACTGGCGTTTCTTGGCAATCGAGCCTCGGCTTTCTATGGTCAATTCACCCCCGGGGCCGGGCTTGAATATCGCTATCCGCTCTTTGCCAAGACCAGCATAGGCACGCTGACCGTCGAACCGATCGGGCAGATCATTCTGCGTCCGAACAGCCAGATTGGCTATAATTCGCTCGTCAATCTCGATGCGCAAAGTCTGGTCTTCGACACATCGAATCTCTTCGAGTGGAACAAGTTTTCCGGTTACGACCGTTTCGAAAACGGCATCCGCGCCAATTACGGCGGTCAGGCGATGTTGACTTTCGACAATGGCGGCTATGCAAGCCTGATCGCCGGACAATCCTATCAAGTGGCTGGTCAGAATGCTTATGCCACGCCGGATGCGGCCAATGTCGGCTTGAACTCTGGTCTCGATACGCGCTTGTCTGATTATGTCGGCTCCTTCACGATCGCCCCATCCTCGGCCTTTGCTTTGACGGCTCAGGGCCGTTTCAATGTGGATACATTCGCGCCGCGGCGTATCGATGTCATTGGGACTTACAATCTCGGTGCCTGGACCGGTTCGGTCCAATATGCCAATTATACGCAACAGCCGGAAATTGGTTATGACGTTCGCCGCCAGGGTCTGTCAGTGAGTTCGCGCTACCAGATCAATGATAATTATTTTGTCCAGGGTAATATCACCTTCGACATGACCCGGCATTTTTATCCGCCCGATATTATCGGTAACACGCACCCAGCCCTGTTCTACCCGGCGAGCTATGGCATCAGCGGCGGTTATCAGGATGACTGCACGACCTTCAGCTTGATGTATAATTCTTTCGATCAGGACACGGGCAGCGGCACATTGTATCGTAACCAGACTTTCCTTGTTTCCTTTCAATTGCGAACATTGGGAGAATTCAAGTTCAGCAAGGCGTTTACGAATTACAATACGCTCGATGGCGTGAAATATTGA
- a CDS encoding SurA N-terminal domain-containing protein, protein MKTAGRFFRQALAVAPVAPRDRFSPVFGPRPMRFLPGLLGLSLLGLSSLGMVVVGSTDVQAQTIIASINGDPITNIDVDERMKMLRVLRKPATREAAMESLYTDRLETHEAARYGVKPKDADIGQEIVRVAQEMKVQPEALIAALQNAGVSPDHFKAHFGADLAFGALVGALNKGVEASETEVRKELARQGGKAAAGTEYTLRQVIFSLPNNVAPAAINARGQEAEQLRQRFADCESGEKMVFALNDVTIRDPIRRTSTEISEGLRNLLDKTPVGHLTPPQRSSAGLEMIAVCRKGAALDDTALRQQISQKILATRLSADRAKRLKEMRDHAVIVHP, encoded by the coding sequence ATGAAAACAGCCGGCCGTTTCTTCCGGCAAGCTCTTGCCGTCGCTCCTGTCGCGCCACGAGATCGCTTCTCTCCAGTGTTCGGCCCTCGCCCGATGAGATTCTTGCCAGGCCTTTTGGGTCTGTCATTGTTGGGCCTGTCCTCGTTGGGCATGGTCGTGGTGGGTTCGACCGATGTCCAGGCACAGACGATCATTGCGAGCATCAATGGTGATCCCATCACCAATATAGATGTCGATGAACGGATGAAAATGCTGCGGGTTCTGCGCAAGCCCGCGACCCGTGAAGCTGCGATGGAGAGCCTTTATACCGATCGGCTCGAGACCCATGAAGCGGCCCGCTACGGCGTCAAGCCGAAGGATGCCGATATTGGCCAGGAAATCGTCCGTGTCGCGCAGGAGATGAAGGTGCAACCCGAGGCCCTGATCGCGGCCTTGCAGAATGCCGGCGTCTCTCCAGATCATTTCAAGGCCCATTTCGGCGCTGATCTCGCCTTCGGTGCCTTGGTTGGCGCCCTGAACAAGGGGGTTGAGGCCAGCGAAACGGAAGTTCGGAAGGAATTGGCGAGGCAGGGCGGCAAGGCGGCGGCTGGAACGGAATATACCTTGCGTCAGGTCATCTTCAGCTTGCCCAATAATGTCGCGCCCGCCGCAATCAATGCGCGTGGGCAGGAGGCCGAGCAATTGCGCCAGCGCTTCGCCGACTGCGAGTCGGGTGAGAAAATGGTCTTCGCATTGAATGATGTGACGATCCGTGATCCGATCCGCCGCACCTCTACCGAAATTAGCGAAGGCTTGCGCAATCTTCTCGACAAGACCCCCGTTGGCCATCTCACGCCGCCACAACGCTCCAGCGCGGGTCTTGAAATGATCGCCGTCTGCCGCAAGGGAGCGGCGCTGGATGACACTGCCCTGCGACAGCAGATCTCGCAAAAGATTCTCGCAACGCGCTTGTCGGCGGATCGCGCCAAGCGGCTGAAGGAGATGCGTGACCATGCGGTCATTGTGCATCCGTGA
- the rsmA gene encoding 16S rRNA (adenine(1518)-N(6)/adenine(1519)-N(6))-dimethyltransferase RsmA: MSATKDDLPPLREVVATYGLAAKKALGQNFLFDLNLTGRIARAADPSKTALIVEIGPGPGGLTRALLAEGAPKVIAIEQDERCLPALAEIAAHYPGRLEVVAGDALTTDLGLLVASYRPARICANLPYNIGTALLTRWIETEPWPPWFDRLVLMFQREVAERIVATPAQRADYGRLAVLCNWRCETRILFDVSPSAFTPPPKVTSAVVELVPRAEPLTCDREKLSAVTQAAFGQRRKMLRQSLKSLLGGGTSALIEAAGLAPTLRAEEVDIAGFVALARGDFRLPATEHVLK, encoded by the coding sequence ATGAGTGCGACAAAGGATGATCTGCCGCCTTTGCGCGAGGTCGTGGCGACCTATGGTCTTGCCGCCAAAAAGGCGCTTGGCCAGAATTTCCTCTTCGACCTTAATCTGACGGGCCGCATCGCTCGCGCTGCGGATCCTTCAAAGACGGCGCTGATCGTGGAAATCGGCCCGGGTCCTGGAGGTTTGACGCGCGCTCTCCTGGCCGAGGGAGCGCCCAAAGTCATCGCCATCGAGCAGGATGAGCGTTGTCTGCCCGCCCTCGCTGAAATTGCCGCGCATTATCCGGGTCGGCTGGAGGTCGTCGCCGGTGATGCCCTGACCACGGATCTCGGCTTATTGGTCGCTTCTTACCGGCCGGCCAGGATCTGCGCCAATCTGCCCTATAATATCGGCACGGCTCTGCTCACGCGCTGGATCGAGACCGAGCCCTGGCCGCCTTGGTTCGATCGCCTGGTGTTAATGTTTCAGCGCGAGGTTGCCGAACGCATCGTGGCGACTCCTGCGCAACGGGCCGATTACGGCCGACTGGCGGTCCTGTGCAATTGGCGTTGCGAGACCCGCATTCTTTTCGATGTCTCGCCTTCCGCTTTCACACCGCCCCCCAAGGTGACCTCGGCCGTTGTCGAACTCGTGCCGCGTGCCGAGCCGCTGACTTGCGACCGGGAAAAGCTCTCCGCCGTGACCCAGGCCGCCTTTGGGCAGCGTCGTAAAATGCTGCGGCAATCGCTCAAAAGTCTCTTGGGAGGGGGAACATCTGCCTTGATCGAGGCTGCTGGTCTTGCACCGACCCTGCGAGCCGAAGAGGTTGATATAGCCGGATTTGTCGCACTGGCCCGGGGAGATTTCAGGCTGCCGGCTACAGAGCACGTGCTAAAATAG
- a CDS encoding NADH:flavin oxidoreductase/NADH oxidase — MSTPYLFTPFQVGSLALTNRIIIAPMCQYSAVDGVAQDWHLIHLGNLALSGAALLTIEATAVLPEGRISYADIGLWDDVTEAALRRTLDGVRRYSDMPIGMQLAHAGRKASTDLPWKGGAKIAADKPNGWQTVAPSAVALHKGDTPPTALDKDGLIRVREAFAEAAKRAGRLGIDLVQIHAAHGYLLHQFLSPISNQRTDDYGGSLENRMRFPLEVFDAVRAAFPAGRPVSVRVSGTDWVEGGWEVEQTIAFAKALEARGCDAIHVSSGGLAAEQKIPIGPSYQVPLARAVKAAVKIPVVAVGLITGYEQAEAIVSTGDADLIALARAILYNPRWPWHAAAYFGAHVKAPPQYLRSQPHQFRDLFLS; from the coding sequence ATGAGCACGCCATACCTCTTCACGCCTTTTCAGGTCGGTTCCTTGGCGCTGACCAATCGCATTATCATCGCGCCAATGTGCCAATATTCGGCCGTGGATGGCGTCGCGCAGGATTGGCATCTCATCCATCTCGGCAATCTGGCTCTGTCTGGCGCCGCCCTATTGACCATTGAGGCGACGGCGGTTTTGCCCGAGGGCCGCATTTCCTATGCGGATATTGGCCTCTGGGACGATGTGACAGAAGCCGCCCTGCGCCGCACGCTGGACGGTGTTCGCCGCTATTCCGATATGCCGATCGGGATGCAGCTTGCACATGCGGGACGCAAGGCTTCGACCGATCTGCCCTGGAAGGGTGGGGCCAAAATCGCCGCCGATAAACCCAATGGCTGGCAAACGGTCGCGCCCTCGGCCGTCGCTCTTCATAAAGGCGACACGCCACCCACAGCGCTCGACAAGGATGGACTGATCCGTGTCCGCGAGGCCTTTGCGGAGGCCGCGAAGCGCGCCGGCCGTCTTGGCATCGATCTCGTGCAGATCCATGCCGCGCATGGCTATTTGCTGCACCAATTTCTGTCGCCGATTTCCAACCAGCGCACGGATGACTATGGCGGCAGTCTCGAAAACCGGATGCGTTTCCCCCTGGAAGTGTTCGATGCCGTGCGGGCGGCCTTTCCGGCCGGACGGCCGGTGAGCGTTCGGGTTTCTGGCACGGATTGGGTCGAGGGTGGCTGGGAGGTCGAGCAGACCATTGCTTTCGCCAAGGCGCTCGAAGCGCGGGGATGCGACGCCATTCATGTTTCGAGTGGCGGTCTCGCCGCGGAACAGAAGATCCCGATCGGTCCGAGCTATCAGGTGCCGCTTGCTCGAGCTGTCAAGGCGGCCGTCAAAATACCGGTTGTCGCGGTCGGTCTCATCACCGGCTATGAACAGGCCGAGGCAATTGTCAGTACGGGCGACGCGGATCTGATCGCGCTCGCAAGGGCTATTCTTTATAATCCGCGTTGGCCTTGGCATGCGGCCGCCTATTTCGGCGCCCATGTCAAAGCGCCGCCGCAATATTTGCGTTCGCAGCCGCATCAATTTCGCGACTTGTTTCTCAGTTGA